Sequence from the Streptomyces mobaraensis NBRC 13819 = DSM 40847 genome:
GCGACGAGGGCGGGCAGGGCCGCGGCGGTGAAGACGACCGCGCCCCCGTCGTGGACGAGCGGGAGCAGGGCCCGCGCGGCGCGGCAGGCGCCCGGGACCGGCGCCGCGGACGGACCGCCGTGGCTCCCCGCCGCACAGGGCGGATCCGACGGGCCGGCGTGGACGAAGAGGAAGCCGACGGAGCCGAACGCGCCCTCGACGACGGGGAGCAGGGCCTCCGGCGACGCGGCGGCACCGGCCGGGCCGGTCCCGACGACCCGGGCCCGCGAGCCGAGCGCGGCGGCGGCCGCGGCGAGTTCCCCGCCCCGCGCCCGGCCGGTCAGCAGGACCCGCGCACCGCCTTCGACGAGCCGCTTGGCGACGGCCGGACCCAGCCCAGTCGTCCCGTCGAGGACCATGGCCTCCCTGCCTCCGTACCTGGTCATGCGCCCCTCCTGCCGTGTGGTCCCCCCTGCGCGGTTCCGCCGTGCCGGTCCCGCCGTCGGTCCCCGCTGACGGGGAGGAGCATGCGGCCGGGCGCTTCGGGAGCGCTGAGGGTCCGCTGACGGGCGGCTGACGACCCTTCCACACGGGGAACATGTGTACGGTTTCCGCATGCGATACGGGGTGCTCGGTCCACTGGCGGTGTGGGACGACCGAGGCGAACCGGTCAGGGTGCCCGAGGCGAAGGTCAGGGCACTGCTGGCCGACCTGCTGGTGCACGAGGGACGGCCGGTGCCTGCCGACCGGCTCATCGACGACCTCTGGGGCGACCACCCGCCCGGCAACCCCGCCAACGCCCTCCAGGCCAAGGTCTCCCAGCTGCGCAAGGCGCTCGGCCGCGACCGCGTCGTACGCCGGCTCCCCGGCTACCGGCTGCGCCTCGACCCCGCCGGCGACGAGGTGGACGCCGACCGGTTCCGGTCCCTGGTCGTCGCGGCCCGCCGGGAGACGGCGCCGCGCGCACGGGCCGCCCTGCTCACCGAGGCCCTGGAACTCTGGCGCGGCCCCGCCTACGCCGACTTCGCCGACGAGGAGTTCGCCCGCGCGGCCGTCCACCGGCTCGACGAACAGCGCCTCGCCGTCCTGGAGGAACAGGCCGAGGCCCGCCTCGAAGCCGGCGACCACCTGCTGCTCACCGGAGAACTCGCCGACCTCGTGGCCCGCCACCCCCTACGGGAGCGCCTGCGCGCCGTCCAGCTCCGGGCCCTCTACCGTTCCGGGCGGCAGAGCGACGCGCTGGCCTCCTACACGGATCTGCGGAACCGCCTGAGGGGCGAACTGGGCCTCGACCCCGGCCCCGAACTCGTCGCCCTCCATGAGGCGATCCTGCGCCAGGACGCTTCGCTCGCGCCCGGAGCGGGGCCGGGGGCGGGAGCGGGAGCGGGGACGGACTCCGGACCGGCGGCGTCTCCACCCGCCCCCCGCACCCCGTCGAACCTCCCCGCCCCCCTCACCGCGCTCATCGGAAGGGACCGTTCCCTGGCCCGACTCGACGGGCTCCTCCACACCGAACGCCTCGTCACCCTCACCGGCCCCGGAGGCGTCGGCAAAACGCGGCTCGCCGTGGAGGCGGCGGCCCGCCTCCCGCACGCCGCCGCGCCGGAGGCCCCGGGCCCCGCCCCCGACGGCGTATGGCTCGTGGAACTCGCCGGGCGGCACGGCTCCGCCGCGGTCCTCGCGCAGGCGGTCTGCGCGGCCCTGGGCATCCGCGACGACGCCCCCTCCGGGTTCCCCGCCTTCGGCGGCGCGGCCCCGGCGCCCGTCGAACGGCTCGCGGCGGCCCTCCGCGACCGGCGGACCCTCCTCGTCCTGGACAACTGCGAGCAAGTCATCGACGCCGCCGCCGAGTTGGTGGCCCTGCTGCTGCGCGCGGCGCCCGGGCTGCGGGTCCTGGCCACCAGCCGGGAGCCGCTCGGTCTCGCGGGGGAGACGGTGTTCCTGGTCGAACCGCTCGGCCCGGCCGAGGCCGCCGAGCTCTTCGCGGCCCGGGCCGCCGCGGCGGCACCGGGGTTCTCCCTCGCGGAGGCCGACGACGGAACGCACGACGCCGTCGCCGAGATCTGCCGCCGCCTCGACGGCCTCCCGCTCGCCCTCGAACTGGCGGCGACCCGCGTACGCGCCCTGGGCGTCAAGGAGTTGGCGGCCCGCCTCGGGGACCGCTTCCGGGTCCTCACCTCCGGGCGCAGGGGCGCGCCGGCCCGGCAGCAGACCCTCCGGGCGGTGATCGACTGGAGCTGGGAGCTGCTCGGCGCGCCGGAACGCATCGTCCTGCGGCGCCTGGCCGCGCACGCCGACGGCTGCGCGCTGGACGCCGCGGAGGCGGTGTGCGCGGGGGACGGCGTGGCCGCCGAGGAGGTCCTGGACCTGGTCACCCGGCTCGTCGACCGCTCCCTGGTCGTCCGGGTGGACGGCCCGCCCGGCACGGGACCGCGCTACCGCCTGCTGGAGTCCGTGGCCGCGTACGCCCTGGAGCGCCTCCACGAGATGGAGGACCTCGCCGGCGTACGGGACCGGCACCTGCGCCACTACCTGGACCTCGCCGAACGGGCCGAACCCCGGCTCCGCGGCGGCGACCAGCGGACGTGGCTCGCCCGCCTCGACGCCGACGCCGCCAATCTCCGGGCGGCGCTCGACGAGGCGGTGCGGCGCGCGGAGGCGGGCGGCGGTACGGACGAGGCGGTCCGCCTCGCCACCGCCCTCTGCTGGTGGTGGCTGCTGCGCGGACGGCTGCACGAGGCCCGGCGCGCTCTCACGACCGTCCTCGCGGTCGCCCCGGACGCGGCCGCGCTCCGCGCCCGGCATCGGGCCTTCGCCCTGCTGACCGGGGACGTCTCCGGCCCCGAGGCCGTCCCGGAAGCGGGGGACGACGACCCCGTCCGGGACGGCCGGACCCTCTGGCTCCTCGCCCACGGACTGTTCGCCGCGGGCTCCGTCGCCGCGAGCGAGGAGCTCAACGCCCGTGCCCTCGCCCTCTTCACCGAGGCCGGCGACCGGTGGGGCACGGCCGCCGCCCTCGGACTCCGGGCGACGCACGCGCTGGCCCGGAGCGACCTCGACACCGTCGCCCGGGACGGGCTGCGCAGCGCGGCTCTGTTCCGTGAACTCGGCGACCGCTGGGGCGAGTTGCAGACCGTCCAGCCCCTCGCCGTCCTCGCCGAGATCAAGGGGGACTACGCGGACGCCGCCCGCCGCCACCACGAGGCGCTGCGCATCGCGCACGACTTCTCCCTGCACACCGAGATCTCGGCGCGTCTCTCGGGGCTCGGTCGCCTCGCCCTGCTCGCCAAGGACTGGGACCGCGCCCGCGACCTGCACGAACGCGCCCGGCGGCTGGCCGTCGAACAGGGCTACCGGTACGGCGAGATCC
This genomic interval carries:
- a CDS encoding BTAD domain-containing putative transcriptional regulator, producing MRYGVLGPLAVWDDRGEPVRVPEAKVRALLADLLVHEGRPVPADRLIDDLWGDHPPGNPANALQAKVSQLRKALGRDRVVRRLPGYRLRLDPAGDEVDADRFRSLVVAARRETAPRARAALLTEALELWRGPAYADFADEEFARAAVHRLDEQRLAVLEEQAEARLEAGDHLLLTGELADLVARHPLRERLRAVQLRALYRSGRQSDALASYTDLRNRLRGELGLDPGPELVALHEAILRQDASLAPGAGPGAGAGAGTDSGPAASPPAPRTPSNLPAPLTALIGRDRSLARLDGLLHTERLVTLTGPGGVGKTRLAVEAAARLPHAAAPEAPGPAPDGVWLVELAGRHGSAAVLAQAVCAALGIRDDAPSGFPAFGGAAPAPVERLAAALRDRRTLLVLDNCEQVIDAAAELVALLLRAAPGLRVLATSREPLGLAGETVFLVEPLGPAEAAELFAARAAAAAPGFSLAEADDGTHDAVAEICRRLDGLPLALELAATRVRALGVKELAARLGDRFRVLTSGRRGAPARQQTLRAVIDWSWELLGAPERIVLRRLAAHADGCALDAAEAVCAGDGVAAEEVLDLVTRLVDRSLVVRVDGPPGTGPRYRLLESVAAYALERLHEMEDLAGVRDRHLRHYLDLAERAEPRLRGGDQRTWLARLDADAANLRAALDEAVRRAEAGGGTDEAVRLATALCWWWLLRGRLHEARRALTTVLAVAPDAAALRARHRAFALLTGDVSGPEAVPEAGDDDPVRDGRTLWLLAHGLFAAGSVAASEELNARALALFTEAGDRWGTAAALGLRATHALARSDLDTVARDGLRSAALFRELGDRWGELQTVQPLAVLAEIKGDYADAARRHHEALRIAHDFSLHTEISARLSGLGRLALLAKDWDRARDLHERARRLAVEQGYRYGEIHSDMGLALGARRSGDLDAAETFLTRIRDGHADVSSPAGDHLLHAEFGFTAELRGDARAAAAHHFAGLDIALDLAEPRALALSLEGLAGVAALIGGPDHATHAAWLLGAADAARRGVGAPLPAAERGDVDRVTETATTAIGPHAFADAFRKGAARPPEEAALAARVLLAPEGDGWGGSGPARSRG